GCCACTTAAGCCAAGTAAGCGCGCGGCTTACAGCCTCCTTAACAATAACTTCTGTCCACATGGTCAGTAGATTGCATAAGCGTAAATACCTCAAAAGAGATAGGCGAACACCCCAAACATGGTGCTGTCTTAAAGCATGTCGAAATGGAGTTTGTGAACCATGAGTTTATTAATTAAAGGTGGAAAGGTAGTAAACGCTGATCAAAGTATATTGGCTGATGTTTACTGTGAAGATGGTTTGATTAAAGCCGTAGGCGAGAACCTAGCCGTTCCCGATGGTGCCGAAGTGATTGACGCCAAAGGCAAGCTAGTTATGCCTGGAGGTATCGACCCACACACTCACATGCAACTTCCTTTTATGGGAACAGTGGCAAGCGAAGACTTCTATAGCGGCACCGCTGCTGGCTTGGCTGGTGGAACCACCATGATTATCGACTTTGTGATCCCCAATCCACAGCAGCCTTTAATGGAAGCTTTTAATACTTGGAGAGATTGGGCTTCTCGCTCGGTAGCAGACTACTCATTTCACGTGGCGGTAACCTGGTGGGACGACAGCGTATACCAAGACATGGGCTTGTTAGTTAACGAGCACGGAGTGAATAGCTTTAAACACTTCATGGCATATAAAAATGCCATTATGGCCGAAGATGAAACCTTGGTTAATAGCTTCAATCGCTGCCTAGAATTAGGCGCTATGCCTACTGTTCATGCAGAAAACGGCGAGCTGGTCTATCACCTACAACAAAAACTTCTGGAAGCTGGCATGACCGGCCCTGAAGCTCACCCGCTTTCAAGGCCTACAGAAGTAGAAGGCGAAGCTGCCAACAGAGCGATTCGCATTGCTCAGTCATTGGGCGTACCGCTGTATTTGGTGCACGTATCATGTAAAGAAGCGGTAGATGAAATAGCCAGAGCTCGCCATGAAGGGCAACGAGTTTACGGTGAATGCTTAGCTGGCCACTTAGAGTTAGACGACAGCGTATATCAAAGCAGTGATTGGGCAACTGCGGCTGCTCATGTAATGAGCCCGCCATTTAGACCTAAAGGTCACCAAGACGTATTGTGGAAAGCGCTACAAGGTGGCACCTTACAAACCACAGCCACCGACCATTGCTGTTTTTGTGCTGAGCAAAAAGCGGCTGGCAAAGACGATTTTAGCAAAATACCTAATGGCACCGCAGGCGTAGAAGATCGAATGATGGTGCTTTGGGATTCGGGCGTTAATCAAGGCCGCCTGAGCGAGCAAGAATTTGTGGCGGTGACATCAACTAACTCAGC
This genomic stretch from Agarivorans sp. Alg241-V36 harbors:
- the hydA gene encoding dihydropyrimidinase, translating into MSLLIKGGKVVNADQSILADVYCEDGLIKAVGENLAVPDGAEVIDAKGKLVMPGGIDPHTHMQLPFMGTVASEDFYSGTAAGLAGGTTMIIDFVIPNPQQPLMEAFNTWRDWASRSVADYSFHVAVTWWDDSVYQDMGLLVNEHGVNSFKHFMAYKNAIMAEDETLVNSFNRCLELGAMPTVHAENGELVYHLQQKLLEAGMTGPEAHPLSRPTEVEGEAANRAIRIAQSLGVPLYLVHVSCKEAVDEIARARHEGQRVYGECLAGHLELDDSVYQSSDWATAAAHVMSPPFRPKGHQDVLWKALQGGTLQTTATDHCCFCAEQKAAGKDDFSKIPNGTAGVEDRMMVLWDSGVNQGRLSEQEFVAVTSTNSAQIFNIYPQKGTIAAGSDADIVIWDPQKKHTLSAATHHQKIDFNIFEGRIVTGAPHITISQGKVVFKDGQLFVEEGAGRYIKRPAFPSIFDAVKKFNKANIPVPVER